Genomic window (Maniola jurtina chromosome 8, ilManJurt1.1, whole genome shotgun sequence):
CGGAcaaaatacctgagtatggaaccctcggtgcgcgagtctaactcgcacttaaccgggtTTTTTATTGACCCCCGCGAAAAAGAAGTGTTATGGATAGCCTCCACCAGGTGAGCTGGTTCGCATAACGTTGCAACACAAAAATCGAACAGATCATCTCCGTTAGCACAGAATAAGCTAAGCTGCTTCATAGCTCATTGTCCGCCAAGGCCTGactcaccatcatcatcatcgtgattaacccatcgccggctcacaaCATAGTACGGGTCCCcttagagtgagaagggttttggccatagtctaccacgctggcccagtgcggattggcagacttcacacacctttgagaacattacttatggagaactctcagacatgcagttTTTCTTACGAtgtattccttcaccgttaaagcaagtgatatttatttactcAAAATGCATTTATAACTCCTAatagttagagatgcgtgcccgggatcgaactcccgacctccgattaggaggcggattcctaaccactaggctatcacaaaaATGCCCGACTAGCCTAGCGTAAAccatggaactaggaatcagcttagcttatcaACTAAAGCATTATTtaaaaacgtatgtttttaaataatgctTTAGTTGCCGTCAAGTTGGTGTCGAATCCAATCCATTATCCTTCCATCCACTGCAGAATATATGCCTTTACATGATCGCGCCACCAAACGCGGTCCTCCGCGTTCCTGATCCACCCGCTTCCGGCCACCTTCTTTTCATGATCGGTCCAGCAGGCTGGAGTCATCTTACACTTTGCTTACCGATATGCGGTgttcactccagaacacgtctgccccatcgtcTCCCCTGGGTATCGCGCCAGGAGCGCCTATGAGCGCTAGGCTATGGTCCACTTACCTGCTAAGTATCAATTATTATATAGTTACCGTTAATTACCGTTAATTTGAGatttatgtacttaggtattttgaGTCAGATAAGTATCGATGTCTAGTATCGACACGTTGCAGTTATCGAAACTACTTTTAAAGGCCCTCATTTCAATGTAATGTAACTCTATGAACgacaaattacctacctaccattcaTCCTACTACCAAATAAATCGAAAAATCtgctttcgaggtacggaaccctaaaaaaattgtaatataaaaACATTAGTGTCAGTACCTTTATGCGCGGTTGGAGTAAAGCTTCTTTGACGTTGTGGAACTAATAGATACCTATAGaatttagtagtttttattaGTAATTGAAAATGAGAAAGAGCTTTTAATCTATGGAACCCAATAACTGATACTTCAAACCCGTCAATAAAGGATGGTGGCCTAAAAACAGCAAGTCGTTTGAATACGTGGATGGTTTGGATACGTGGAACGTTCGCGTTGCTTCCGTCCGAAAAAAGATCAGCTTAGTTACTCTCATATCAACAATAATTTGTACACGAGCGCATTCTTTGCCAGTGTTTACCGTGCAGTTTCGTCGCGCGTGGCATTTTTTGCTCCTGAAAGAGTAGTAACACTGAAACTTTTACAATTTGGAGACAGAGTTGAATTAAAGATTCTTCGCGGACCGCGTCAATGGCCGACTTGGAAGAATTCCAAAAAAACAAAAGCGTGTCTTAAAAATGATCGCATATTACGAGACGATCCGAAAGAGGCGTTagactttaacagggctctctccgtcactcgtttcatacaatcgtagttccaatttcatttgaatattaagcaaccaaagtccatgaaattttgcagacatattctagaaactaatatctgtgtctgtggtgttttagatttttctaaaaatatgtagttttaaaattacaggggctcaaggatttgtatgtgaatttttaagaccgcgtaactttgaaaccgaatattttaacagaaatctggaaaaccacagacatagatattagtttctagaatatgtctgcaaaatttcatggactttggttgcttaatattcaaatgaaatcggaactacgattgtatgaaacgagtgacgaagagagccctcttaaagccgCACGCCTCTCAGACGTTTAGGGATAGACTTGAATAAttgacactttccaatttcacttcactgtatttatGAGCATAGTTTTCgcttagaattattatttcacaatGATCCCGTCTTTATTCGATTCTTTCCTGTTCcttacaagaaacctatgtccagcagtggacgtctgtcagttgacgatgatgatgatgataccacactctaAAAATAGTAGTGAATTGGCAGTTCCAGCGCCTCTTGCATCAGTATAATATGCGATCACCATTTAAGTTTTCTAGAGAGCTAAGCTGCTTGGTCAACGGACGATTTATGTCTAATAGAAAATCTGTCGCCTACAGGCATTTTTCCGCATTGCAAGTTGCAACGGGCCATTACTTTGGGTAATTAGGTTGCACAAGTAAAAGGTTAATTTGGCACTCGCTGCTAATGACTTTGAAGGcacttttttattgttatgtCTATGGTAGatcatcattcattcattttattaacACACAGTATTAGTATtcttaataatccatacttccataataatattataaatgcgaatgtgtgtctgtctgtctttttaacctggaaaattaaagagttcccacgggattcataaaGGCACATccgtttaatcaatttatatgaCACTTGATAAAGAGGTACTtagcttacgccccggaaattgacataggcaactaagtataaatacctaaatccacgcggacgaagtcgcgggcatcatttagctAAATACATACAAAGCTAgtacttcataatattttagcgttttTAGACTATCGTGAGTAATAttcaatatatttaataataagtaggtatattgaagcAGTAATAAGGTCATTTTGTTATGAGCCTGTATATTATAGTGCGCCTCTTATGCATTTCAGCGAGAACCTGCtggtttaccttttaagtcagttaaggaAAAATGGATTATTCTAAAAATCCGTTATTGACAATCTCACCTAGACAGCGTCTGAATTTCCAATACCAGCGATGACGGTGCTCTGtgtggttagtatgagattttacatttcaCTTACGGTGATAGAATTCGAACATCGAAATACAATAACGTTTGTTACAATAATTGTGTTTCCAACTACGGAGCTCTTTTGACATTCTACATTGCAGCTTCACCGagtgatattaattttttatgcaTGTCAAATGAggtcggtggctatcattcggcgatgaacactgagttagcgtaTCACCCCGCTgaagatttttgatttttaggcttacgtacctcaaaaggaaaaacggaacccttataggatcactttgttgcctgtctgtctgtccgtccgtccgtccatcgtatCTTAtagacaagtaaaggaataaatctgaaaaccgtgagtttgtagttacatcacagaaaaataaaataaaatgtgtaaattaaaaaaattaattttcaaactaagataacaactataccaagtaaagtatcatatgaaagggctttacttgtacattctaaaacagatttttacttatttttaagcataattgttgtttttgatttatcgtgcaaaatgtcggaaaaatacccgagtgcggaaccctcggtgcgcgagtctaactcgcacttggccggttataaTTTAAATTCGGTTCCACCGATGTTAATTTCACAATGTTTCTCTTGGAGCGCTAGCTTGCTTGGAgcttgtattttttattttgacgcAAAAGATGCACGAATTCTACCAACGTTGACGAGATGTGAAATCTTATACTAGTATACTAGGCTATTGGTAGGAACGCTTTCAAAATGGCCACTTATCTTGGCTAACTCACACAATGAGTGGCGAGTGGTTACCGCATTTATCTCGTACAATCTACCCATTGAAACGCGACAGCCATTGTTCCCGACTTTTGATTACAGGTGACGTTCGAGGGTGTTCGATACTACTCTTGGgttcagtaggtaggtgcagTTCAGTTAAACTGAATATGTTAAACTGGTATTCACTCATGATAGTTTAGTAAACGCTGAAATAAACTGTTTTATCCAACTCATGGCCAGTTGCATAGCAGGCGGTTAAACTAAGTTTATcgttaaagttaagttaaaccaaccataatttaaaaagttttcgaaAACCCCCGACTGCCTTTCAGCCCACACTTAATGTGCATAAAAGccgccatttttattttttaataaatttatgtacttacctacccagTGCTACTCACGtcatcaagacgaatctaatgacgtatcatttatcaaaatcgattaagccgttgagtagttacgagcagatataggaacggacatacatacaagCCAAAGACATAGCCCTTCATTTGGGTTTCGCCTTCGCATGCTATATGTAAAATActaaattgaaaattacataGTTAAATGATAAAAGATGTTTGATTCATTTCAGCAATACCTACGGAATGGATACTGTAATAACATTTAAGTACTATCTACTACACTAAATTATGCTGatgattttttaaccgacttccaaaaaaggaggaggttctcaattcgtcggaatctttttttctttatgtatgttccccgattactcaaagacccctggaccgagtTGGAAAtgtcttggatttctaattttgttttaatatgctcgctcgacttcatacctagacATTAGACGTGTAgctaaacataaaatattattttttactttttagtgtttgtggtttttgaagtcggttttatttttcttttgaattattatttttttactagataTAAATAATGTCTACATCACTCAAAACCCTCGACACAagaacctctataagaaaactagaaaagagctgataactttcaaacggctgaaccgattttcttcaacaattatagctaagaacactctcgatcaagccacctttcgggctacgatgtcacagacagatacacaaatacgcagatacacacgtcaaacttaaaacttattaacacccctctttttgggtcgggggttaaaaatgagaacTTACTtgctattttaactttatgtaccaaatttcatgtcaAAAGAactattttagtccttatttttaAGGTGAACCGTGCTTTTGATATGATAGTTGACACCTAGAGTTCAAATGGCGAGCGAGTCCTCATTGTGTACGGACTGTACTTTGTGTCGTAGTAAGAAAATAGGTGATCATAAATATTATCTCAAAACAAAGAATACTtgatgtaatttagtaaataaacTATAAACTTGCTTTCTAAGAATATTCATTTCGTTGCGAATTTTCAAACCTCGGGGGAATTCTGCTGCGCTACCCGCATTGGACTAATCAACCGGAAAATGCGAAAACAGAGAAAAAGAAATTCTTTCAATTAAGGccacataaaatataaaacttcaACTGCTCTCTTATAATGTTTTTAGGTGAAGTCCACAGAATGTGCAAAATTGTCACCGACCGAGTAGTTCATTGTCATTAGAAAACATCAAGTGGTATATATCTCGTAATTGGATGTACCGTTAGATAGGATCTCTCTTTAcatcatattttattctatcCTCAATTCTGTGGTTCATGAGCCCTTCTAATAATAACATAGTGGAGATATGTTGTGTTTTTTTTCTAGAGAAAAATAGATAATAAGTAATGCGATGGGTTCCCGGATAGATCGAAAGTACGATTTTGACTCTATttaatgattataatattagtgatgaTAACCAAGACCGACCGAATAACATACTCACAAGTCACCAATGAAACACCAAATTGGAACATCCAAATTCAGTTAGCCATCCATTTCGATAAACTGAAATTTTCTAAACTAGCACGTTCAAGAAAAGTAATagttacaacaaaaaaataatgaaatgaaatgaagtgAAAATTTATCAAATTGTCAAAAACAGTCACAATTTACACACTAGTAAAATGTCtgcatataaatatttttaaccgacttcaacaaaggaggaggttctcaaatcGTCGGAGtcatgttccccgattactcaaagacccctggaccaatttgaattttttttttgtttgaaagggtatactgtgcaggtggtcccatataaatttggtgaagatgtgatgaattatctccggagatggagaacagaactcctcaatggataagagcaaatcgctcgcgatcagtgtaatagcttagtaaacagtagggttttaactgggcatagcatattatagtacagtggggccactaaaaactgtaaaataaaaaaaaattaagtaataagtattttttactttttagtgtttgtggtatttgaagtcggttttactTTTCTAGTTATATATaagtagaaaataaatattttcaacgaacaaaaatacttacattttagGTGCTATGTTGTGCTTTGTGAAATTAAAGCACTAGATGTTACTTCAAAACGCCGTCAATTCttaacttttttacttttacttttttcaTCGGACACTTGACTCTAATAAAAATTTGCACTTAAAGCTTCGCAAATAGATTCCTGAACTGAAAGTGGTATTACCACCATATATTTGAAAGACCTACCTATACAACGACATCCCCTAAGACGaggaaaaaaaatcattttcattcatAGGGTTTCATTAGTATCAGAagaagattaataataattaaaagagGAAGGTTTGTAAAGTATTCTTATTCGTCTGAGAAATAGGTAAGCTCACCATCCGAAGGCGGGGCAGATGAACTACTTAGTCattagataataataggtacatttacaatttaattataaataacaaGACAGCATAGTTaaacaatttataattttaatgaacgttttaattattcaaagtataaatTATAACGTATAGTGTAAACATACATTATAAATTAATCTGGTGTACTCTTATAGATTTTCATGTTTCTTCAGTGAAACGAGTTCTATTTTAACTGAAGTGTATTGTGGAACACCTGTTATAAGTTCTTGTATTTCTTGAATAGTTCTATCCTTTGTTTCGGGCAAATATTTGTATATGAGGCAAATGAAAACGCTCGTTGATACAGCGTAGAATAAAAACGCTCCGTGCGTGCCACAAAGTCGAAATACAAGCGGTGAAATTTTAAGAGTAGTTGCAAATACTATAGTACATAAAATTccgaaacaacaaacaaaataactCCTGTATCGTAAAGGTGACAACTCTGCAGAACAAGAGGTTGCAAGTATCATCGGTCCACAGCTAATACTAATTGTATACCCCATTAAAAGGAATAAAGTAATAATGTTATTCTCacatattacattatatttaatcATGTATAAATAAACTGACAAGATATAAAGGAAAACTACTCCTGTTAAGGAAAAACTCACTAATTGTTTCCGACGTGTTACGGTTTTAGATAATGCACATCCCAAGTACATGCCTGCCACAGTCACTGCATCCAATATAAGCATTCCTTGGTACGCCATTCGTTCactcgatgtgatttttttaagtatatcTATAGCGTACACTGCGCAAGCTACTTTGCCTGACAAATTCGACAGAAACATTGGCAAGCATGCATATGCAAGAGGCTTATAAAAACCCTCATATCTTATTATGTTTAAGATCTTAATACTTCTGCTATATTTTACCTGCTCATTGAATCGTGTTTTAGTATTTAAATGCTCCTTTTGTGATAAAATAAGCTTTCTAAGTTCTTCCTCTGAATTTTCATCTGTACCCTTCAGCCATCGGTGAACTTTTGCACTTTCGTCAAAATGTCCATTTGTTGCCAACCAATAAGGTGATTCGTAGTAGAATATACAcgatattaaattataaataccaCAAATAAAAACAAGAAAACTAATGTTTCTCCAATGGAAGAATGTTCCCATAACATTAGAGACCCATATGCCCCAATAAAATGTAGCTCCTTTGAATGTCAAGAAAATACCTCTGTATTGCGGCGATGTGTACTCGGACATAACCATAACGGTGATTGGGAGTGTTGATCCTACTAACATTCCGAGCGTAGCTTGACTGAAAATAAGTTCTGTAATACTTGTActacagtaaaatattatattcccgATTAATACATTAACACTTACTAAAATCAAAGGAATTTTTCGTCCATAACGATATGCTACCATAGGCCAAATAACTGCCCAAGGAATTGCACTGTAGGCAGAAGCAGaggctgaaaataaaaatgcattttattaatttatgtggGCAATTCTAACAAGGAAATCGACGGTCACAAACAACTAACATTCTACTGATTCTATCCACGACATTGGCAGGGCCATTTTATGGTGAAAAAGTGGGGATGATCCTACATTGCCTCCTAACATGTCGTGTGTCAGGGTCATTCTAGGTCGGATCCTAGATCAGCTTCTAGTTGTCTCCTAAATCGGCCCTGATGCAGTGACGTGAGTACAATGCTTACGGTCAAGTAAGCACAATTTTGTCGAAATTCACTATTAAGTATTCATTTTATTTGGGTTCTGtgcctgaagggtgccaacgggaccctattactaagactccgatgtccgttcgtccgtccgacTGTCTGTGAGCGGGCTATAACTCGtgaaataggtatacttatagttgaaattctcacagaatgtgtatttctattgccacaaCCAatagtaaaaaccggccaagtgcgagtcagactcgtgcactgaggattccgtactcgggtatttttccaacatttttcacgataaatcaaaaactattataaagaaaagtaaataaaaatctgttatagaatgtacaggtaaagccctttcatatgataccccacttggtataattatcttactttgaaaattgaaacacgttttaattttttttttttgaatgatgtaaccacaaattcgcggttttcagatttattctacctgccaaatttcatgattctaggttaacgggaagtaccctatacatATCCatgaccctataggttttcttgatagacacgacggacggacggacggatggacggacggacagccagcagacagacagacagacaacaaggtgatcctgtaagggttccgtttttccttttgaggtgcgaaaccctaaaaagtttaTTAAACAAACAGGAAgtgtttataaatataaacagGATATTATAGAACATAATTTGGGTAGGTATAATaactgataatattttttttttttttaaatctggctttactctggttagccaatgtcaagtttgtgatattttcaagttattgaatttatacaagtatggactccgtcccTGATAATAATTTCAACTAACACAACCAAGATACCATTTCCGGTGTGGCTATATCACTTGAGTTAgcctcttttttaacccccgacccaaaaagaggggtgttataagtttgacgtgtgtatctgtgtatctgtgtatctgtgtatctgtgtatctgtgtatctgtgtatctgtgtatctgtctgtggcctcgtagcgcctaaacgaatggaccgattttaatttagttttttttgtttgaaaggtggcttgatcgagagtgttcttagctataatccaataaaattggttcagccgtttggaagttatcagctcttttctggttttcttattacttttatcccaggaccaccagaggttacgtattttctgacacaggaaatatgtacgattgagtagtgttagtaagtactaagaaagcatgcctagcctacgtgctagcttgcttagacggccaattttcaggtatctgataatcaaggtacataaaaccattacttacctcacgtaaattctccaaactgatttttacgtatattttaggcaatatccttaaaaatatgtcgccaatactcccagacacttcccgcgtcggccgtattgctttgcagacgctttaaagctcccaaaataagtaattacttaactgcacgtaaattctgatgctccatttttatatatgtccaccagacaactattttaaaaccttttacaagaagacagaccgatccagagggccaatcatcccctaaattcaattttaatgcctctgtgggtttgagcgcgaggacatcattatctacgcgcatgagactgagtaagacatgtattaggatatattgacttctctctcattctcttatagtttacttatgtcaattaattattaatatttaaaaaaaacagctaaaaattaaaaaaattggagaattcacgtgaggtaagtaatgtttttatgtaccttgattacctgatacctgaaaattggccgtctaagcaagctagcaggtctgtaggcatgcgttcttagtacatactaacactactcaatcgtccacatttcgttcgtcagaaaatacgtgacggctggtggccctgggatctttcactattgtaacagaggttcataatattatgtcaattggcaaatgtcaagatgtcaagatggacgttgcttagatacataattatttatttgaaaataatgttttggaaaactccgatattttggatcgtaggcgcggagtttctaatttataaaatattataatcacagttaaatgagaaaacatcaattcaattataatatccaacagtcaaccaaaggccacgaacaatcaacccaaacccaaaccatagtcaaactatttttagggttcagtaggtatctgtagaaaaaaaaagatgtagcctcgactgttttagtcgcgtaggtgtgcatggcaccattaaatatcgtaggaggcgatgaccctccgcgcggctgaggttcccgcatcgtagtcgctttgtcgcgcaggtttggatgatgcattaggcgcaccttctttatattttatctgcttgaactctatttattttgacaaaatacgttaaaaattcatcatcatcaggatcaacccatcgccggcttactactgagcacaaatctcctctcagaatgagaagctaccacactggccaagcacgtattggcacacctcacgcacctttgagggagcattatggccaactcttaagcatgcaggtttcctgacggtgttttccttcaccacttcgttgtctgtctgtgtgtcatctttcaagagaatcaaaacttataaattgggtacttcccgtttacgtagaatcatgaaaggcaggtagcaatatcttataggccaagcactctactcctgtggcccaagtaaacagaaaaatccgacaactgaattgtcattacataaaaaaaaaacttgtacggaactcttcatgtgtgaggcagactcgcacttgaccggtttttgaaagttatgtcaaataaaaatttgacatgcaataacaaacaaaatgaaatacaagccactttattccttatttcatcgggtgaaagtcgatttcaatttaatcgtaggtatatcttgaaaagcgaactattatacgactacgtaaaatgggtacatttttaaagcaacgacaagttagaaacagatatttcgttttggtcgtgttaaactatgtgagtcattcagataattcttgatttagtgatgttcggtcaaaaatatttcatggaacgtataattaacataacattgatgttacttttgaagagatatcagctgccttattggatttatattattatagaaattgggttttagaatggcacaaataaacggtaatttatgaataaaactttaaaaagcgtgaaataaaaattaaattaaaaatttaaaaaacccccgacacataaacctctaaaaagtaaaaaaataataggtaagtatgtatgggccctttaagaatagtataaatagtaaagtttttatccaagcgttcgttgcgtcgggggaccgctaaagttaacaaaaactaatcttcctacaacagatgactttcatagtttatgataggtagcggtcccctggcgcagcgagcgcttggataaaaactttactatttatactattcttaaagggcccatacatacttacctattatttttttactttttagaggtttatgtgtcgggggttttttaaatttttaatttaatttttattcatttgagGTATGATTACTGTCGGCGCGCCCGTGTATACGCCaaacataaaaaagtttaataCAACTGCACTGCATGAAAAAAGCTGTAAAAAAGCATTGTTAATTTATTGTACTTACCctttaattgtacctacttaatgtagagggagagcccgcgagggccagaacttttttaattaatttaataaaagctgaCAGCTTCTCTGCGTATTGTACCCAACACAGGTTGAACGATCGGCGACTACTTATGAAGTTTGGATTTTGGACTTGGCATCGCTGCAATGAATCCAGAACAGCAAAAGTCTCGATGGAATCGAAGGCTTTCGCGTAGTCCACAAACGCTAGACAGAGGGGCAGATTATACTCATGAGTCTTCTGCATAATTTGCCGTAGCGTGTGGATGTGGTCTACGTTGCTGTAGCCTTTCTGAAACCCAGCCTGCTCCGGAGGCTGAAATTCGTCAAGTCATCGGGCGAGACGATTCATAATAACCCTCGAGCACAGCTTATGCATATGACTTAGAAGTGAGATTGGTCTGTAGTTCTTAAGCAGACTCTTATCtgcttttttgaaaaatttcttCTCCATTTTTCAGGTGTTGCGTCAGTTTTGATGACGGTATTAAAGAGGTCTTTAAGCTTGTCTTTCCTCCTGCGCGCAAGtgagtttgttggtttgtctttcaaccAGGTCGCAATGGAGCGtcggatcggcgtgatttttttgcatgggtaatggttatagttaaagacctggagggTGACATAGTCTTctatttatcccagaaaattaaaaagttcccatggaattttaaaaaacctaaatctacgcggacgaagtagtggccatcagctagtaataaataaacttactcACTTAATCGTACTAGAGAAGTTGACTGAAAATAGTTTACCTGTCTGAAGAAGTAAATACAAAGAACGGGTTTTTTCTTTTCATCCTCTCCTTCTTTTGAAAAGTCCATaatatttgttaggaaaattacttaattaacaaCGGTATCTAACAATATACGACCAAATAATGTTACTTAACTTCGCGATAACAATACTTAGAATAAGTAATCTACTTAAATAAAACCTGCTTGAAGACACCTTACCACTTTATTCGAATAAACATGTTGAATGATAACGATAATCACTATCCACATAATAAActggaaagtgtgtttgtttgttggtttgtccttcaataacgccTCAATGGGGCAACggaccgtacctcaaaagaaaaaacggaacccttataggatcactttgttgtctgtccgtccatccgtccgtccgtccgtcgtgtgtcaagaaaacctatagggtatttcccgttgacctagaatcatgaaatttagcaggttagtaggtcttatagccagtgacggattaagactacttgatgccctaagcaatccatgcctgtgggcccccctatccgtatgtcaactagaatcggtctttaattaaacctttaccgcctaaaaacattagttttttgtaaaataagatgatgagatgtaacgtactt
Coding sequences:
- the LOC123867698 gene encoding facilitated trehalose transporter Tret1-2 homolog, which gives rise to MVSWLSSASAYSAIPWAVIWPMVAYRYGRKIPLILVSVNVLIGNIIFYCSTSITELIFSQATLGMLVGSTLPITVMVMSEYTSPQYRGIFLTFKGATFYWGIWVSNVMGTFFHWRNISFLVFICGIYNLISCIFYYESPYWLATNGHFDESAKVHRWLKGTDENSEEELRKLILSQKEHLNTKTRFNEQVKYSRSIKILNIIRYEGFYKPLAYACLPMFLSNLSGKVACAVYAIDILKKITSSERMAYQGMLILDAVTVAGMYLGCALSKTVTRRKQLVSFSLTGVVFLYILSVYLYMIKYNVICENNIITLFLLMGYTISISCGPMILATSCSAELSPLRYRSYFVCCFGILCTIVFATTLKISPLVFRLCGTHGAFLFYAVSTSVFICLIYKYLPETKDRTIQEIQELITGVPQYTSVKIELVSLKKHENL